The stretch of DNA TTTGCTTCGAAGTCTACAGGGAAACGTGCCATGCAATTATTTGCTGGACCAATGATGAACTTTGTATTAGCGATAGCAATTTTCCTTATTTTAGGAATAATTCAAGGTGTGCCAGTGGAGGAAGCCAAACTTGGTGAAATTCAGCCCGATACACCAGCTGAACAAGCTGGTTTCCAACAAGATGATGTAATTACGCAAATAGGAGATCAGTCTATATCTACATGGGAAGAATTTACTTCTATTGTACGAGAAAATCCTGGACAGGAATTAGATATGGTTATTCAACGAAATGGTGAATCACAGGATATTTCTGTTGTTCCTGGTGAAGCAGAGGCCGTTAATGAAGTTGGAGATCCTATTACGATTGGACAAATTGGTGTTTACCAGGGGTTTGAAAAAGATGTATTAGGAACATTTGTATATGGTATAGAAAGAACGTATGATACAACCACCATGATTATACAAAACTTATTTATGTTAGTAACTGGGCAAGTTTCTATTGAACTTCTATCGGGACCGGTTGGCATTTATGATGCCACAGACCAAGTGGTACAGACTGGTTTCTCAAACTTCCTATTATGGACAGCGATGTTAAGCATTAATTTAGGAATAATTAATCTCGTTCCATTACCAGCGTTGGATGGTGGACGTCTGCTCTTTGTTGGACTTGAAGCTGTTCGTGGAAAACCAATTGCTCCTGAAAAGGAAGGCATATTCCATTTTGTAGGATTTGCTTTACTTATGTTATTAATGATTGTAGTTACGTGGAATGACATACAACGATTATTCTTGTAAAATATATAAAGAGAACTTAGAGGTTGGGACTCAATAAAAAGTATGGTTCAAAAGACGATTGGTTATTTTGAAGTAGTGCCAGAAGTATACATTGACGCTTGTTTAAGTAGCACAAGAAGCCTTGAGGAAAATAAGGTTCGATTGCTGCACATGGATAAGCGGAATATATTTCTGAAGCGATTTTAAAATACAGATCAATGGAATTTATCTTTTGATTAAATACTTCTGTCTCAACCTCTTCCTTTTTGATTCATCTTTTGTTTTGCATATAGAGGAGGGCAAGAAGTGGACATTTCAAAGAAGGAAAAGCTGAAATTATTACTCGAGCAAATTCGAATGCCAGACAATGAAATAGAAGCACATTTTTCTAATTCATATTTAGACAAAGTAGAAGTACATAAAGCAGATAAGAAATGGCATTTTTATATAAATATAGATCATGTACTTCCTTTCCAAACCTATCAATTATTTCATCATTCACTTAAAGAATCCTTTGCATCCATAGCAGAGGTAAGTTTAACGTTGTCTGCTGAAAATAGACATTGTCCTGAAGGAGATATACAAATATATTGGAAGCATTTTATTGCACAAACTTCTTTGTCTCCTGCTTATCGTGATCTAGTATTAGATCAAGCGCCTGAAGTATCCAATAATAAGATTATGTTAACTGCTAGAAATGAAGCAGAAGCATCAGCACTAAAGAAAAGGCTTGAAGCTAAATTTCATGACTTCTGTTTATCAATTGGAAGTTTGCCATACACGCTTGAAGTTGAAGTGAAAACTAACACAGAAGCTATGCAAGAATTTAGAGATAAAAAAGCATTGGAAGACCAGCAGTTAGTTATGAAAACTGTACAAGAAAAAGAAAAGAGAGATAAGGATAAGTCTGTTCCAGATCAACAACCGTTAGCAATTGGTTATAAGATTCAAGATGAACCAATAACCATGGATCAAATCATAGATGAAGAGCGACGCATAACGGTACAGGGATATGTATTTGATGCAGAAGTGCGAGAATTGCGCTCTGGAAGAAGCCTTTTAATAATTAAAGCAACGGATTATACAGATTCCATACAAATAAAAATGTTCTCCAAAGGTGATGAAGATGCAGCTAAATTTGCATCTGTAAAAAAAGGTATGTGGGTAAAAGCAAGGGGAAGTATTCAAACCGACATGTATACGAATGAACTAGCTATGATGGCAAAAGATATTCATGAAATTCACGTATCACAACGAATGGACGATGCTTCGGAAGATAAAAAGCGAGTTGAACTTCACACACATACGACGATGAGTCAAATGGATGCAGTAGTTTCTCCAGAGGCTTTAGTGGAGCAGGCTGCGAAATGGGGACATAAAGCTATTGCTATAACTGACCATGCCGGTGTACAAGGGTTTCCTGATGCACATAACGCAGGTAAGAAACATGGTGTCAAAGTACTTTATGGTGTAGAAGCAAACTTAGTCGATGACGGTGTACCTATTGCTTATAATGAAGCCGATCGAAACTTATATGAAGATACTTTTGTTGTATTTGACGTAGAGACAACGGGACTTTCTGCCGTATATGATACCATTATTGAATTGGCAGCAGTAAAAATTAAAGGCGGAGAAATTGTTGATCGATTTGAGTCATTTGCTAATCCGCATCATGCATTGTCTCAGACAACTATCGATTTAACTGGTATTACTGATGACATGGTAAACGATGCTCCAGAAGTGGCGGATGTACTTAAGGATTTCCACACATGGATGGGTAACGATATATTAGTAGCGCATAATGCTAGTTTTGATATGGGATTTCTAAATCAAGGATTCCAAAGAATTGATTATGAAAAAGCTTCTAACCCGGTCGTTGATACATTAGAATTAGCACGATTTTTATTACCTGAACTACGAAATCACCGCTTAAATACACTTTGTAAGCATCTAGACATCGAATTAACACAGCACCACCGTGCCATTTATGATGCTGAAGCCACTGGATATCTCCTTTGGAAATTAGTTCAGCGTCTCGTAGAAAAAGAAATTAGCAATCATTTAGAACTGAATAATCATATGGGTGAAAACAATGCATATCAACGTTCAAGGCCATATCATTGCACATTAATCGCACAGACAGAAGAAGGCCTAAAGAATTTATATAAATTAGTATCTAGAGCCCATATTGATTTCTTCTACAGAGTACCAAGATTACCTCGCTCTGTATTACAAAAGCATCGCGAAGGAATTTTAGTAGGAACGGCTTGTGATAAAGGAGAAGTATTTGAGACGATGATGCAGAAATCAGAGGAAGAAGCTGAGCAAGTTGCTGATTTCTATGATTATATTGAAGTACAACCTCCTGAGAACTATACCCATCTTATTGAAAAAGATCTGGTTCAAAATGAATCACAAATATTAGATATTTTACGGAAGCTTGTGAACCTTGGAGATAAAATGAAAAAAACCGTAGTTGCTACTGGTAATGTACATTATCTACATGAACATGATAAGCAGTATCGTCAAATTCTAATTGGTTCGCAGGCAGGAAATCCATTGAGCCGTCATAAGTTACCAGATACGCCATTCCGTACGACGACTGAAATGATTAACTGTTTTCACTTCTTAGGCGAGAAAAAAGCAAATGAAATTGTTGTTGATAATACCCAAAAACTAACAGATTCGATTGAGGAAATATCACCGGTAAAAGATGGATTGTTTACGCCAAATATTGAAGGTGCTGAACAAGAAATGCGTGATTTATGTTATAACAAAGCGAAAGAGGTATATGGAGAACCTGTCCCGCAAATTGTTGTCGATCGTTTAGAGAAAGAACTTGAAAGTATTATTGGTAATGGATTTGCGGTTATTTATCTTATCTCGCAAAAACTTGTAAAAAAATCTTTAGATGACGGCTATCTTGTGGGGTCTCGAGGGTCTGTTGGTTCGTCTTTTGTAGCAACCATGACGGAAATTACAGAAGTAAATCCATTGGTACCGCATTATGTTTGTAAACATTGTCATCACCATGAATTTTTTACAGACGGTTCCGTTGCTAGTGGATTTGATTTACCTGATAAAGATTGTCCAGGATGTGGGAAAGGCTTAACGAAAGATGGACAAGATATTCCATTTGAGACATTTTTAGGATTTAAAGGTGACAAAGTTCCGGATATTGATTTGAACTTCTCTGGTGATTATCAACCTCGGGCGCATAATTACACGAAAGAGTTGTTTGGTATTGATAATGTATATCGTGCAGGAACGATAGGAACGGTTGCTGAAAAAACAGCCTATGGCTATGTGAAGGGATACGCTTCAGATAACCAATTTGTGTATAAAAATGCAGAAGTGGATCGGCTTGTGCAAGGATGTACAGGAGTAAAACGAACAACAGGACAACACCCTGGTGGAATTATTGTTGTTCCATCTGATAAAGAGATTTATGATTTTACTCCAATTCAATTTCCTGCTGATGATCGTAATAGTGAATGGAGAACAACGCATTTTGATTTCCATTCCATTCATGATAATTTGTTGAAACTTGATATACTTGGACACGATGATCCTACGGTAATACGCATGTTGCAAGATTTAAGTGGAATGGATCCAAAAAATATTCCCACGGATGATGAAGAAGTAATGAAAATCTTTTCAGGTACAGAATCTTTAGGGGTAACTCCGGAACAAATAAATTGTAAAACCGGCACGTTAGGTGTTCCAGAATTTGGTACTAAATTTGTTCGACAAATGTTGGAAGATACAAAGCCAAAGACCTTCGCAGAGTTACTAATTATTTCTGGATTGTCGCATGGGACGGATGTGTGGCTTGGAAATGCCCAGGAGTTAATAAATGATGGTATTTGCCAATTACCAGACGTAATTGGGTGCCGTGATGATATTATGGTTTATTTGATGCATAAAGGTTTAGACCCATCGATGGCCTTTACCATTATGGAATTTGTTCGTAAAGGAAAAGGGCTTAAAGATGAATGGATCGACGAGATGAAAAAACACGCTGTACCAGATTGGTATATCGAATCTTGTAAAAAGATCAAGTACATGTTCCCGAAAGCACACGCAGCTGCATACGTGTTAATGGCTGTTCGAATCGCTTATTTCAAAGTTCATCACCCAATCCTTTTTTATGCTGCATACTTTACAGTACGTGCAGATGACTTTGAACTTGATACGATGATCAAGGGCTCTGATGCAATTCGTAAGCGAATAGAAGAAATCACTGTTAAAGGTAATGACGCCTCACCAAAAGAAAAGAATTTACTTACAGTGCTAGAAATTTCATTAGAAATGTGTGAACGAGGATTTTCTTTTAAAAAAGTTGATTTATATCAATCGAGTGCGACCGACTTTATAGTTGAAGGAGACAGTTTATTACCCCCATTTAATGCTGTGGATGGATTAGGCACAAACGCAGCGTTAAATATAGTGAAAGCAAGAGAAGAAGGGGAATTCTTGTCTAAGGAAGATTTAAGGGAACGTAGTAAAATTTCGAAGACAGTATTGGAATACTTAGATAACCATGGGTGCTTAGAAGGAATGGAAGATAAAAACCAGCTATCCTTATTCTAATACGTGTCAAATAGCATAGTTTTTATATAAACAGGACATCCTATAAACAGATGTTGACTAGATTAACAAATTGTTCTATTACACAAGTACTAGAGCAGTTTGCATTGGTAAGATAACTATGCTATACTATTTTTTGGAAAGAACGTTCGATACGTACGGATTAAAAGAGTGGGTGATTCGCCCACTCTTTATTCTTACCCATTTCCATGAAGAGTTTAGCTTCCCCCTAGCCGATACATCTGGCAGGGGTTTTATATTGAATGAATTTAATTTAAGCCGGAAGATAAGGAGGATGAAAATATGAGTTCTCACGTAGTTTCTTTAACAGAAGAGTTGGTTACACCAATTTTAGAAGAAAAGAATCTAGAGTTAGTAGATATTGAATATGTAAAAGAAGGCAAGAATTGGTTTCTACGTGTCTATATAGATAAAGAGGGCGGTATTGATATCATGGAGTGCGGAGAAGTTTCAGAACTTTTAAGCGAAAAGCTTGATGAATCAGATCCAATTACGGAAGCATATTTTTTAGAAGTGTCATCTCCAGGAGTTGAACGTCCGTTAAAGAAAAAAGAAGATTTTGATGCCAGTATTGGGAAAAATATCTTTGTGAAATTATATGAACCTATTGATGGAAGTAAAGAGTATGAAGGTACATTACAATCCTTTGATGGTGAAACTGTAACAATGGAATATAAAGTGAAAACGCGTAAGAAGCAAGTAGAGATACCTTATAGTAAAATTGCCAAAGCAAGAATTGCTGTTACGTTTTAATACAAAGGGGGAAAAGAAAAAGTGAGCATGCAGTTATTTGATGCGATTGAGAATTTAGCAAAAGAAAAGGGAATTGATAAGGATATCTTAATGGAGGCCTTAGAAGCAGCTTTAATCTCAGCGTATAAGAAAAATTTCAAATCTGCTTCCAATGTAAGAGTAGAGTTGAATGAAGAAACAGGAAAAATGGCAGTTTATGCACGTAAAACAGTGGTAGATGAAATAGAAGATGTACAGCAAGAAATTCCATTAGATGAAGCAAAGAAAATTGATCCAAACTATGAAGTTGATGATGTGATCGAAGTAGAAGTAACACCGAAAGATTTTGGACGTATTGCTGCACAAGCTGCAAAACAAGTTGTGACTCAACGAGTTCGAGAAGCGGAGAGAGGCGTGATTTTCTCAGAATATGTTGATCGAGAAGAAGATGTCATGACTGGTATAATACAACGAAAAGATCCACGCTTTGTTTACGTTAATTTAGGTAAAATTGAAGCAAAATTAGCTGAGTCTGAGCAGATGCCTACGGAAGATTATCATGTGCATGATCGACTAAAAGTGTTTGTTACGAAAGTAGAAAATACAAGTAAGGGTCCACAAATTTTTATTTCTAGATCACACCCTGGTTTGTTGAAAAGACTATTTGAAATGGAAGTACCTGAAATTTATGATGGAACTGTAGAAATTAAGTCAGTAGCTCGTGAAGCAGGAGATCGCTCAAAAATTTCTGTGTATGCCCCAGATCCTGAAATAGATCCAGTTGGTTCTTGTGTTGGACAACGTGGACAACGAGTGCAGGCAATAGTAACAGAACTCAAAGGTGAGAAAATAGACATTGTTCAATGGTCAGAAGATCCAGTGGTATATGTATCTAATGCGTTGAGTCCATCTAAAGTGGTTAAGGTTTCGGTAAACGAGGAAGAGAAATCAACGACAGTAGTCGTTCCAGATTACCAATTATCCCTAGCTATTGGTAAGAGAGGCCAAAATGCCAGATTAGCTGCTAAACTAACAGGATGGAAGATAGATATTAAAAGTGAATCCGAAGCAAGAGAAGAAGGATTGCTAGACGATGGTGAATCTTATTCTGACAATGAAAACGACTTGTTTGAATAAGGAGGTAAATGTCATTGGTTAAGAAGAAAAAAATACCAGAGCGTAAATGTATAGTCACCAATGAAATGAGACCGAAGAAAGAATTAATTCGTGTCG from Oceanobacillus iheyensis HTE831 encodes:
- the nusA gene encoding transcription termination factor NusA codes for the protein MSMQLFDAIENLAKEKGIDKDILMEALEAALISAYKKNFKSASNVRVELNEETGKMAVYARKTVVDEIEDVQQEIPLDEAKKIDPNYEVDDVIEVEVTPKDFGRIAAQAAKQVVTQRVREAERGVIFSEYVDREEDVMTGIIQRKDPRFVYVNLGKIEAKLAESEQMPTEDYHVHDRLKVFVTKVENTSKGPQIFISRSHPGLLKRLFEMEVPEIYDGTVEIKSVAREAGDRSKISVYAPDPEIDPVGSCVGQRGQRVQAIVTELKGEKIDIVQWSEDPVVYVSNALSPSKVVKVSVNEEEKSTTVVVPDYQLSLAIGKRGQNARLAAKLTGWKIDIKSESEAREEGLLDDGESYSDNENDLFE
- the rimP gene encoding ribosome maturation factor RimP, whose product is MSSHVVSLTEELVTPILEEKNLELVDIEYVKEGKNWFLRVYIDKEGGIDIMECGEVSELLSEKLDESDPITEAYFLEVSSPGVERPLKKKEDFDASIGKNIFVKLYEPIDGSKEYEGTLQSFDGETVTMEYKVKTRKKQVEIPYSKIAKARIAVTF
- the rseP gene encoding RIP metalloprotease RseP; this encodes MTTVVAFILMFGVLVSIHEWGHLIFAKRAGMLVREFAIGFGPKIFSFTKNETLYTIRLIPAGGYVRVAGEDPEIIELKPGHHIGLEFNQAGEVSKIIVNNKSKHPYARVIEVENVDLDHKLIIEGYELDDDENRLSFNVNEKAMFVMDERETQIAPYNRQFASKSTGKRAMQLFAGPMMNFVLAIAIFLILGIIQGVPVEEAKLGEIQPDTPAEQAGFQQDDVITQIGDQSISTWEEFTSIVRENPGQELDMVIQRNGESQDISVVPGEAEAVNEVGDPITIGQIGVYQGFEKDVLGTFVYGIERTYDTTTMIIQNLFMLVTGQVSIELLSGPVGIYDATDQVVQTGFSNFLLWTAMLSINLGIINLVPLPALDGGRLLFVGLEAVRGKPIAPEKEGIFHFVGFALLMLLMIVVTWNDIQRLFL
- a CDS encoding PolC-type DNA polymerase III, giving the protein MDISKKEKLKLLLEQIRMPDNEIEAHFSNSYLDKVEVHKADKKWHFYINIDHVLPFQTYQLFHHSLKESFASIAEVSLTLSAENRHCPEGDIQIYWKHFIAQTSLSPAYRDLVLDQAPEVSNNKIMLTARNEAEASALKKRLEAKFHDFCLSIGSLPYTLEVEVKTNTEAMQEFRDKKALEDQQLVMKTVQEKEKRDKDKSVPDQQPLAIGYKIQDEPITMDQIIDEERRITVQGYVFDAEVRELRSGRSLLIIKATDYTDSIQIKMFSKGDEDAAKFASVKKGMWVKARGSIQTDMYTNELAMMAKDIHEIHVSQRMDDASEDKKRVELHTHTTMSQMDAVVSPEALVEQAAKWGHKAIAITDHAGVQGFPDAHNAGKKHGVKVLYGVEANLVDDGVPIAYNEADRNLYEDTFVVFDVETTGLSAVYDTIIELAAVKIKGGEIVDRFESFANPHHALSQTTIDLTGITDDMVNDAPEVADVLKDFHTWMGNDILVAHNASFDMGFLNQGFQRIDYEKASNPVVDTLELARFLLPELRNHRLNTLCKHLDIELTQHHRAIYDAEATGYLLWKLVQRLVEKEISNHLELNNHMGENNAYQRSRPYHCTLIAQTEEGLKNLYKLVSRAHIDFFYRVPRLPRSVLQKHREGILVGTACDKGEVFETMMQKSEEEAEQVADFYDYIEVQPPENYTHLIEKDLVQNESQILDILRKLVNLGDKMKKTVVATGNVHYLHEHDKQYRQILIGSQAGNPLSRHKLPDTPFRTTTEMINCFHFLGEKKANEIVVDNTQKLTDSIEEISPVKDGLFTPNIEGAEQEMRDLCYNKAKEVYGEPVPQIVVDRLEKELESIIGNGFAVIYLISQKLVKKSLDDGYLVGSRGSVGSSFVATMTEITEVNPLVPHYVCKHCHHHEFFTDGSVASGFDLPDKDCPGCGKGLTKDGQDIPFETFLGFKGDKVPDIDLNFSGDYQPRAHNYTKELFGIDNVYRAGTIGTVAEKTAYGYVKGYASDNQFVYKNAEVDRLVQGCTGVKRTTGQHPGGIIVVPSDKEIYDFTPIQFPADDRNSEWRTTHFDFHSIHDNLLKLDILGHDDPTVIRMLQDLSGMDPKNIPTDDEEVMKIFSGTESLGVTPEQINCKTGTLGVPEFGTKFVRQMLEDTKPKTFAELLIISGLSHGTDVWLGNAQELINDGICQLPDVIGCRDDIMVYLMHKGLDPSMAFTIMEFVRKGKGLKDEWIDEMKKHAVPDWYIESCKKIKYMFPKAHAAAYVLMAVRIAYFKVHHPILFYAAYFTVRADDFELDTMIKGSDAIRKRIEEITVKGNDASPKEKNLLTVLEISLEMCERGFSFKKVDLYQSSATDFIVEGDSLLPPFNAVDGLGTNAALNIVKAREEGEFLSKEDLRERSKISKTVLEYLDNHGCLEGMEDKNQLSLF